The Methylomagnum ishizawai genome has a window encoding:
- a CDS encoding dTDP-4-dehydrorhamnose 3,5-epimerase family protein, whose product MNAAPSDPAGLFEARATVLPGCLELRPRIVGDGRGRFVKVFHAEAFAALGLETVYPEEYYSVSKAGVIRGLHFQIPPMDHAKLVYCVAGRIQDAALDIRRGSPTYGRSLTLELSAELGNMLYLPSGLAHGFCVLGETAVVVYKTSRPYSPAHDSGLRWDSAGIPWHTAEPILSERDQGHPPLAGYASPFVFIPP is encoded by the coding sequence ATGAACGCCGCGCCCTCCGACCCGGCGGGCTTGTTCGAGGCGCGGGCGACTGTTCTACCCGGCTGCCTCGAACTCAGGCCGAGGATCGTCGGCGATGGGCGCGGGCGCTTCGTGAAGGTGTTCCATGCCGAAGCTTTCGCCGCCTTGGGGCTGGAAACCGTGTACCCGGAAGAGTACTACTCGGTTTCCAAGGCCGGGGTCATCCGTGGCCTGCATTTCCAGATTCCGCCCATGGACCATGCCAAGCTGGTGTATTGCGTGGCGGGCAGGATCCAAGACGCGGCGCTGGATATCCGCCGGGGTTCGCCGACCTATGGCCGTAGCCTGACCCTGGAACTCTCCGCCGAACTGGGCAATATGCTCTATCTACCGAGCGGACTGGCCCATGGTTTCTGTGTCCTCGGTGAAACCGCCGTGGTGGTCTACAAGACCAGCCGCCCCTATTCCCCGGCGCACGATAGCGGGCTGCGCTGGGATTCCGCCGGCATCCCCTGGCACACCGCCGAACCCATCCTGTCGGAACGCGACCAAGGGCATCCGCCCCTCGCGGGCTACGCCAGCCCCTTCGTATTCATACCGCCATGA
- a CDS encoding FkbM family methyltransferase, with protein MNQDYRARLFPEICKADTPGRLLAVARAAAALHPWSADGAMDPEELLVGDVPLALYGAGRFAKSVLEHWLPLGVRPAFCVDNNPKLWGKQLLGIPIAPVAALGEQRPAPRVVVAAMISGGIAAELAGHGLPCLFAERDGQVGYLPGWHLLRAGADLERLWPALADDHSRRVLLAACKARLFQSIHFEMVGSPFLHQVASAPQYFQADLLDFADGETWVDCGAFDGDFVVGGHAFMHAAGRTAPAIHAFEADADNLARLRRTVRDYGLENIHLHHALVGGADGWCAEPDFNNCRADGTIAPVRRVTLDSALEGREAHFVKMDIEGAEPEALAGARNLIGRWHPKLAICIYHETRHLLDIPLSLHDPHSGYRIYLRHHSTHTLWETVCYAAPG; from the coding sequence ATGAACCAGGATTACCGCGCCCGCCTGTTTCCCGAGATTTGCAAGGCCGACACGCCCGGACGCTTGCTGGCCGTGGCCCGCGCTGCGGCGGCCCTGCATCCCTGGTCGGCGGATGGCGCGATGGACCCCGAGGAACTCCTGGTCGGGGATGTACCGCTGGCGCTGTACGGCGCGGGCCGGTTCGCCAAATCGGTGCTGGAACACTGGCTGCCCTTGGGCGTCCGTCCCGCGTTCTGCGTGGACAACAATCCCAAGCTCTGGGGCAAGCAACTACTGGGCATCCCCATCGCGCCCGTGGCCGCGCTCGGGGAACAGCGCCCCGCGCCGCGGGTGGTGGTGGCCGCGATGATTAGCGGCGGAATCGCGGCGGAACTGGCCGGGCACGGCCTCCCCTGCCTGTTCGCCGAACGCGACGGCCAGGTCGGCTATCTACCGGGCTGGCATTTGCTGCGGGCCGGGGCGGACCTGGAACGGCTCTGGCCAGCGCTCGCCGACGATCACTCCCGCCGGGTTCTGCTGGCAGCCTGCAAGGCGCGGCTATTCCAGAGCATCCATTTCGAGATGGTCGGCAGTCCCTTCCTGCATCAGGTCGCCAGCGCCCCGCAATATTTCCAGGCCGATCTCCTGGATTTCGCGGACGGCGAAACCTGGGTGGATTGTGGCGCTTTCGACGGCGATTTCGTGGTGGGGGGACACGCCTTCATGCACGCGGCGGGACGGACGGCTCCGGCCATCCATGCTTTCGAAGCCGACGCGGACAACCTGGCCCGGTTGCGGCGGACGGTGCGCGACTACGGCCTGGAGAATATCCACCTACACCATGCGCTGGTGGGCGGCGCGGACGGCTGGTGCGCCGAACCCGATTTCAACAATTGCCGCGCCGACGGAACCATCGCCCCGGTGCGCCGGGTGACGCTGGATTCGGCGCTGGAAGGCCGGGAAGCGCACTTCGTGAAAATGGACATCGAGGGCGCGGAGCCGGAAGCCCTCGCGGGGGCGCGGAACCTCATAGGCCGGTGGCATCCCAAGCTGGCGATCTGCATCTACCATGAAACCCGACACCTGTTGGATATTCCGTTGTCGCTCCACGACCCTCACTCGGGATACCGGATATACCTCAGGCACCATTCCACCCACACCCTGTGGGAAACCGTTTGCTACGCCGCTCCCGGCTGA
- the rfbF gene encoding glucose-1-phosphate cytidylyltransferase yields MKAVILAGGLGTRISEESHLQPKPMIAIGGKPILWHIMKVYSSHGINDFIICLGYKGYLIKDYFANYFLHMSDVTFDVAENRMEIHDRHAEPWRVTLIDTGPDTQTGGRLKRVRRYLGADDFCFTYGDGLADVDIGGLVAFHRHHGRLATVTAVQPPGRYGALRLEGGDVLGFEEKPRGDGGWINGGFFVLAPGAVDFIEGDDTSWERQPLEQLAREGQLQAYRHVGFWQPMDTLRDKVLLEELWQSGKAPWKVWS; encoded by the coding sequence ATGAAAGCCGTGATCCTGGCGGGTGGCCTGGGCACCCGGATTTCCGAGGAATCCCACCTACAGCCCAAGCCGATGATCGCCATCGGCGGCAAGCCCATCCTGTGGCACATCATGAAGGTCTATTCCAGCCACGGGATCAACGACTTCATCATCTGCCTGGGCTACAAGGGCTATCTCATCAAGGACTATTTCGCCAATTATTTCCTGCACATGTCGGACGTGACCTTCGATGTGGCCGAGAACCGCATGGAAATCCACGACCGCCACGCCGAACCCTGGCGCGTCACCCTGATCGACACCGGACCCGACACCCAGACCGGAGGCCGCTTGAAGCGGGTCCGCCGCTACCTGGGGGCCGATGATTTCTGTTTCACCTATGGCGATGGCCTGGCCGATGTGGATATCGGCGGCTTGGTGGCGTTCCACCGCCACCATGGACGCTTGGCGACGGTGACGGCGGTGCAGCCACCGGGCCGCTATGGCGCGTTGCGGCTGGAAGGCGGCGATGTGCTGGGTTTCGAGGAAAAGCCCCGCGGCGATGGCGGCTGGATCAACGGCGGCTTCTTCGTGCTGGCCCCCGGCGCGGTCGATTTCATCGAGGGCGACGACACCTCCTGGGAGCGCCAACCCCTGGAACAACTGGCGCGGGAAGGCCAGTTGCAAGCCTACCGCCATGTGGGATTCTGGCAGCCGATGGACACCCTGCGCGACAAAGTCCTCCTGGAAGAACTTTGGCAATCGGGCAAAGCCCCGTGGAAGGTGTGGTCATGA
- a CDS encoding radical SAM/SPASM domain-containing protein produces the protein MKAQVKPRINLDNRTPLQEVIPLSTPFVLFVDPVNTCNFQCKFCPTGDRELIRSTGRWQGRLDFDIYRKLIDDLGEFDQPLKVLRLYKEGEPLLHTRFADMVGYAKRSGHVQYIDTTTNGYLLTPDRVGPILDAGIDRINISVDGMSSAQYWEFTQTRVDFDRFVDNIRQLYQRKGDCEICVKIPGDILDEADKQRFYDIFGEIADRVFIENFAPCWPSFDVEERTGIEITEGIYGNSIHDIETCPYIFYSMAVNTDGSVSLCFLDWARTLPIGDVRTESLKTIWNGESMRRHRIAHLSGCRKDDPTCAACGQLSHCLPDNIDPYRWQLLERIDPGTRPPLGKVA, from the coding sequence ATGAAGGCCCAGGTCAAACCCAGGATCAACCTGGATAACCGTACCCCGTTGCAGGAAGTCATCCCCCTGTCCACGCCCTTCGTGCTGTTCGTGGACCCCGTGAACACCTGCAATTTCCAGTGCAAATTCTGCCCCACCGGGGACCGTGAATTGATCCGCTCGACCGGGCGCTGGCAAGGGCGGCTGGATTTCGATATCTACCGCAAGCTCATCGACGACCTGGGCGAATTCGACCAGCCGTTGAAGGTGCTGCGCCTCTATAAGGAAGGCGAACCCTTGCTGCATACCCGCTTCGCCGACATGGTCGGCTACGCCAAGCGGAGCGGCCATGTGCAATACATCGACACCACCACCAACGGCTATCTGCTGACGCCGGACCGGGTGGGACCAATCCTGGACGCCGGGATCGACCGCATCAATATCTCCGTCGATGGCATGTCCAGCGCGCAATATTGGGAATTCACCCAGACGCGGGTGGATTTCGACCGCTTCGTCGATAACATCCGCCAGCTTTACCAGCGCAAGGGCGATTGCGAAATCTGCGTCAAGATTCCGGGCGATATCCTCGACGAGGCGGACAAACAGCGCTTCTACGATATCTTCGGCGAGATCGCCGACCGGGTGTTCATCGAGAACTTCGCGCCCTGCTGGCCCAGCTTCGACGTGGAGGAGCGCACCGGGATCGAAATCACCGAAGGCATCTACGGCAACAGCATCCACGATATCGAGACTTGCCCCTACATCTTCTATTCCATGGCGGTCAACACCGACGGCAGCGTCAGCCTGTGCTTCCTGGACTGGGCGCGCACACTCCCCATCGGCGATGTCCGCACCGAGTCCCTGAAAACCATCTGGAACGGCGAATCCATGCGCCGCCACCGCATCGCCCATTTGAGCGGCTGCCGCAAGGACGACCCCACCTGCGCCGCCTGCGGCCAGTTGAGCCATTGCCTGCCCGACAACATCGACCCCTACCGCTGGCAACTCCTGGAACGGATCGATCCGGGCACGCGCCCCCCGTTGGGGAAAGTGGCCTAG
- a CDS encoding B12-binding domain-containing radical SAM protein — protein sequence MTAETLNIPHPTGQEREFSLLFVILPYRVYANEAKSSKTRSFTAMPYGVLSIASYLKKHSRRPLDIRIFDMNLYERDEWHNALAQTLEQRTPDVVGLSLMFDISYRYVAEIAGAARKLSPETLILLGGAAATTSWEVIPREQPDIDAVCYAEGEAALLRLVNAPEPRAELARHPAWVTRHKLEQRMPPVADYLNDLDELIDIDYGLIEYWKYGMKEAFSPFSSYGDDHENRQFFIVTSRGCPFKCVFCAEPSFHGKNMRYASVDAVIAHVGQLVERYGMNVLTFYDDQLLLERDRAKELFRRLAPFGLRVETPNGLTAAFIDDEMAMLMKQAGLDTVPLAIESGSDHVLKHIIHKPLRLDKLKGIVDTLKKHGLFVQGFFVSGLPGELEEHRDETVRFIKEVGLDWGSFSLATPLRGTQLYHMCVENGWIDKNLGIGDIDLNQYIIRVPGTDPDHIMRKTYLMNLEVNFVHNHRMSAGDYAVAARCFEDVIQRYGNHAFAYYYLAQAQRAMAADDGGDALEHYFRIVETDPIWKSYAQAFDLPVH from the coding sequence ATGACTGCGGAAACCCTGAACATCCCCCATCCAACCGGGCAGGAGCGCGAATTCAGCCTGCTGTTCGTGATCCTGCCCTACCGCGTCTATGCCAACGAGGCGAAATCCAGCAAGACGCGGAGTTTCACCGCGATGCCCTACGGCGTGCTGTCCATCGCCTCCTACCTCAAGAAGCACAGCCGCCGTCCGCTGGACATCCGCATCTTCGACATGAACCTCTACGAGCGGGACGAATGGCATAACGCCCTGGCGCAGACCCTGGAACAACGGACCCCGGATGTCGTCGGCTTGTCGCTGATGTTCGATATTTCCTACCGCTACGTGGCCGAGATCGCGGGCGCGGCCCGGAAGCTGTCGCCCGAGACCTTGATTCTGCTGGGCGGGGCGGCGGCCACCACCTCCTGGGAAGTCATCCCCCGCGAGCAGCCCGATATCGACGCGGTCTGCTACGCCGAAGGCGAAGCGGCCCTGCTGCGCTTGGTGAACGCGCCCGAGCCCAGGGCCGAACTGGCCCGCCATCCCGCCTGGGTCACCCGCCACAAGCTCGAACAACGGATGCCGCCGGTCGCCGATTATCTGAACGACCTGGACGAACTGATCGACATCGATTACGGCCTGATCGAGTATTGGAAATACGGGATGAAGGAGGCGTTCTCGCCGTTCTCCTCCTACGGCGACGACCATGAGAACCGGCAGTTTTTCATCGTGACTTCCAGGGGCTGCCCGTTCAAATGCGTCTTCTGCGCCGAGCCTTCCTTCCACGGCAAGAACATGCGCTATGCCAGCGTCGACGCGGTGATCGCCCATGTCGGCCAGTTGGTCGAGCGCTACGGCATGAACGTCCTGACGTTCTACGACGACCAACTCCTGCTGGAACGGGACCGGGCCAAGGAACTGTTCCGCCGCCTGGCACCGTTCGGGCTGCGGGTGGAAACGCCCAACGGGCTCACCGCCGCCTTCATCGACGATGAAATGGCGATGCTGATGAAGCAGGCGGGCCTGGACACCGTGCCCCTGGCCATCGAATCGGGCTCGGACCACGTCCTCAAGCACATCATCCACAAGCCCCTGCGTCTGGACAAACTCAAGGGCATCGTCGATACGCTGAAGAAGCATGGCTTGTTCGTGCAGGGCTTCTTCGTCAGCGGCCTGCCGGGCGAACTAGAGGAACACCGCGACGAAACCGTCCGCTTCATCAAGGAGGTCGGGTTGGACTGGGGCAGCTTCAGTCTGGCGACCCCGCTGCGCGGCACCCAGCTTTACCACATGTGCGTCGAAAACGGCTGGATCGACAAGAACCTCGGCATCGGCGATATCGACCTGAACCAGTACATCATCCGGGTCCCCGGCACCGATCCCGACCACATCATGCGCAAGACCTATTTGATGAACCTGGAAGTGAACTTCGTCCACAACCACCGGATGTCGGCGGGCGATTACGCGGTGGCGGCCCGCTGTTTCGAGGACGTGATCCAGCGCTATGGCAACCACGCCTTCGCCTACTATTACCTGGCCCAGGCGCAACGCGCCATGGCGGCGGACGACGGCGGGGACGCGCTCGAACACTACTTCCGCATCGTCGAGACCGATCCCATCTGGAAAAGCTACGCCCAGGCGTTCGACCTGCCCGTCCATTAA
- a CDS encoding glycosyltransferase family 4 protein, with protein MNRRRLLHITAHLGGGVGKVLSRLAAESARRGDGWTHVIACLEAPEKSQFVDHAQAHGAEVLVCPDPATLAARIAAADIVQLEWWHHPKVAAWMGGDPWPAMRLVVWSHVSGLSPPEIPPEFAALPHRFLFTSPCSWEHPRLAALDGETRRRIDAVFSSGGFDDLPPPPRRDPQAPVKVGYIGTLNYAKLHPDLLDYLAAVRLPGFRLSMVGDPVTADGLMAEAKARGLAGRLHPLGYSTQVVEQLAAFDLLAYPLNPRHYGTTENALLEAMAMGVVPVVLDNPAERHLVRQGETGLIVDSPRAFADAIQYLAENPDERQRLSANAARAIRQDFAVGRTADRLHAHYQALLAEPKRGFDFKAVFGEEPADWFRACQGGEAWRFPDGATADPLPPGPHCLYERTKSSVFHYRDCFPQDARLARWAGRLEASR; from the coding sequence ATGAACCGCCGCCGCCTCCTGCACATCACCGCCCATCTCGGCGGCGGCGTCGGCAAGGTGTTGTCGCGGCTGGCGGCGGAATCGGCCCGGCGCGGGGATGGCTGGACCCATGTCATCGCCTGTTTGGAAGCGCCCGAAAAATCCCAGTTCGTGGACCACGCCCAGGCTCATGGCGCCGAAGTACTGGTCTGCCCCGACCCCGCCACGCTGGCCGCGCGGATCGCCGCCGCCGATATCGTGCAACTGGAATGGTGGCATCATCCCAAAGTCGCGGCCTGGATGGGTGGCGATCCTTGGCCCGCCATGCGGCTCGTGGTCTGGAGCCACGTGTCGGGGCTGAGTCCGCCCGAGATTCCGCCCGAATTCGCGGCCCTACCCCACCGCTTCCTGTTCACCTCGCCCTGCTCCTGGGAACATCCCCGCCTCGCCGCGCTGGACGGGGAAACCCGGCGACGGATCGACGCGGTGTTCAGTTCCGGCGGTTTCGACGACCTGCCGCCACCGCCCCGGCGCGATCCCCAAGCTCCGGTCAAGGTCGGCTATATCGGCACGCTGAACTACGCCAAACTGCACCCGGACCTGTTGGATTATCTCGCGGCGGTGCGCCTGCCCGGTTTCCGCCTATCCATGGTGGGCGATCCCGTCACGGCGGATGGGCTCATGGCCGAAGCCAAAGCGCGGGGACTGGCCGGGCGGCTCCATCCGCTCGGCTATTCCACCCAGGTGGTGGAACAACTGGCGGCCTTCGACCTCCTGGCCTATCCGCTCAACCCCCGGCATTACGGCACGACCGAGAACGCCCTGCTGGAAGCGATGGCGATGGGCGTGGTCCCGGTGGTCCTCGACAATCCCGCCGAGCGGCATCTGGTCCGCCAGGGCGAAACCGGCCTGATCGTGGATTCGCCCCGCGCCTTCGCCGACGCCATCCAGTATTTGGCCGAGAACCCCGACGAACGACAGCGCCTCTCCGCCAACGCCGCCCGCGCCATCCGCCAAGATTTCGCGGTGGGCCGCACGGCGGACCGGCTCCACGCCCATTACCAAGCCCTGTTGGCCGAACCCAAGCGCGGCTTCGATTTCAAAGCCGTGTTCGGCGAAGAACCCGCCGACTGGTTCCGCGCCTGCCAGGGCGGGGAGGCTTGGCGCTTCCCCGACGGGGCCACCGCCGACCCCCTGCCTCCCGGACCCCATTGCCTATACGAGCGGACCAAAAGCTCGGTCTTCCATTACCGCGATTGTTTCCCCCAAGACGCCCGCTTGGCCCGCTGGGCCGGACGGCTGGAAGCCAGCCGATGA
- a CDS encoding NAD-dependent epimerase/dehydratase family protein, which produces MKIFVTGATGFIGSHLVPHLLGLGHEVGCASRSAAPPRNARTWSVGPDGLGFRAALAEFRPDVVVHLAALYIAEHRYEDIGPLLTANLQYGAYLLDAMRDSGCGALVYAGTAWQHYENADYRPANLYAATKQAFSTLAEYYLDTMGMKLLELHLYDSYGEGDRRKKLIDLLKFYAGSTDTLAMSQGNQRLHLVHVDDLAHGFALACGQVLAFRAGERRIYRLPSESAVSLRELVDAFNAADPAHPVRVDWGARPRREREVFDPWENAETLPGWRAGIDLASGLSRLRRNEDGPP; this is translated from the coding sequence ATGAAAATCTTCGTGACCGGCGCGACCGGCTTTATCGGTTCCCATCTGGTGCCCCACCTGCTCGGCCTGGGACACGAGGTCGGCTGCGCTTCGAGGAGCGCCGCGCCGCCCAGGAACGCCCGCACCTGGAGCGTCGGCCCGGACGGCCTGGGGTTCCGCGCCGCCTTGGCGGAGTTCCGGCCCGATGTGGTGGTCCATCTGGCGGCGCTCTATATCGCCGAACACCGTTACGAAGACATCGGCCCCTTGCTGACGGCGAACCTCCAATACGGTGCCTATCTGTTGGACGCCATGCGGGACAGCGGTTGCGGCGCGCTGGTCTATGCCGGGACTGCCTGGCAACACTACGAAAACGCCGACTACCGGCCCGCCAACCTCTACGCCGCGACCAAGCAAGCCTTCTCCACCCTGGCCGAATACTACCTGGACACGATGGGGATGAAACTCCTGGAACTACACCTCTACGACAGCTATGGCGAAGGCGACCGCCGGAAAAAGTTGATCGATTTACTAAAGTTCTACGCCGGATCGACCGATACACTGGCCATGTCCCAAGGAAATCAACGCCTCCATCTGGTCCATGTCGACGACCTCGCCCACGGGTTCGCGCTGGCTTGCGGGCAGGTGCTGGCATTCCGGGCGGGCGAGCGGCGGATCTACCGTTTGCCTTCCGAGAGCGCGGTATCGCTGCGCGAACTGGTGGACGCCTTCAACGCCGCCGACCCGGCGCATCCCGTCCGCGTGGACTGGGGGGCGCGGCCCCGCCGGGAGCGCGAGGTGTTCGACCCTTGGGAAAACGCCGAAACCTTGCCCGGCTGGCGGGCCGGGATCGATCTGGCGTCCGGGTTGTCCCGGCTCCGCCGCAACGAGGACGGCCCGCCATGA
- the rfbG gene encoding CDP-glucose 4,6-dehydratase, which yields MTPDFWRGKKIFVTGHTGFKGAWLCLWLQRLGAEVVGYALPPPTEPSLFELADVARDMHSIEGDIRDDDALERALRLARPEIVIHMAAQPLVRHAYAHPIETYSTNIMGTVHLLQAVRGVASVRALVNVTSDKCYENREWSWGYRENEAMGGRDPYSSSKGCAELVTAAFRQSYFGPGGHPAAIATARAGNVIGGGDWAEDRLIPDILRHIEAGKTLKIRNPSAIRPWQHVLEPLGGYLTLAQRLYQDGAAFAEAWNFGPAKSDAKPVRWIVERMRTAWKDRLRWEFDTEPQPHEATHLRLDCEKAADRLGWQPRWHLGRALDAVTEWHTSHWSGADPRGLSLRQIDTYMAEDKREQSWDQAANS from the coding sequence ATGACCCCCGATTTCTGGCGCGGCAAAAAAATCTTCGTGACCGGGCACACCGGCTTCAAGGGCGCTTGGCTCTGCCTGTGGCTACAGCGGCTGGGGGCGGAAGTGGTCGGCTACGCCCTGCCGCCGCCGACCGAGCCCAGTTTGTTCGAACTGGCCGATGTCGCCCGCGACATGCATTCCATCGAGGGCGATATCCGCGACGACGACGCCCTGGAGCGGGCCTTGCGCCTGGCCCGGCCCGAAATCGTCATCCACATGGCGGCGCAGCCCTTGGTCCGCCATGCCTATGCCCATCCGATCGAGACCTATTCCACCAACATCATGGGCACGGTCCATCTGCTGCAAGCGGTGCGCGGCGTGGCCTCGGTGCGGGCGCTGGTCAATGTCACCAGCGACAAATGCTACGAGAACCGGGAATGGTCCTGGGGCTACCGCGAGAACGAAGCCATGGGCGGCCGCGATCCCTATAGCAGCAGCAAGGGCTGCGCCGAACTGGTAACGGCAGCTTTCCGCCAATCCTATTTCGGGCCGGGCGGACATCCGGCGGCCATCGCCACCGCGAGGGCCGGCAATGTCATCGGCGGCGGCGACTGGGCCGAAGACCGGCTGATTCCCGACATCCTGCGCCATATCGAGGCCGGAAAAACCCTCAAAATCCGCAACCCCTCCGCCATCCGGCCTTGGCAGCATGTCTTGGAACCCTTGGGCGGCTATCTGACCCTGGCGCAACGGCTATACCAGGACGGCGCGGCCTTCGCCGAAGCCTGGAATTTCGGCCCGGCCAAATCCGACGCCAAGCCGGTGCGCTGGATCGTGGAGCGGATGCGGACCGCGTGGAAAGACCGGCTGCGCTGGGAATTCGATACCGAACCCCAGCCCCACGAAGCCACCCATCTGCGGCTGGATTGCGAGAAAGCGGCGGACCGCCTGGGCTGGCAACCGCGCTGGCACCTGGGGCGGGCGCTCGACGCCGTGACCGAATGGCACACCAGCCACTGGTCGGGAGCCGACCCCCGCGGCCTGAGCCTGCGCCAGATCGACACCTATATGGCAGAGGACAAGCGTGAACAAAGCTGGGATCAGGCAGCAAATTCTTGA
- the rfbH gene encoding lipopolysaccharide biosynthesis protein RfbH, whose translation MNKAGIRQQILELVARYAAAETPAAFVPGQTPVPPSGKVIGAPEMQAMVEAALDGWLTTGRFNAAFEQRLGRFLGAKHVLTVNSGSSANLLAFSALTSPKLGERAIRPGDEVIGVAAAFPTTVNPILQAGAVPVFVDVELPTYNADPALVEAAIGPKTKAILLAHTLGNPFDLDAIAGLAEKHGLWLIEDCCDALGSTYRGHPVGTFGAVGTLSFYPAHHITMGEGGAVFTQSGKLKPILESFRDWGRDCFCAPGQDNTCGKRFCWQLGGLPPGYDHKYTYSHLGYNLKISDMQAACALAQMDRLEGFIQARKDHFAHLKTRLRELEEFLILPEATPGSDPAWFGFPITLRQGGRLELLRHLDRHRIGTRLLFAGNLTRQPYMAGRAYRVCGDLANTDRIMHDTFWIGVYPGLDRDRLDFACDTLAAFFRRTQGAGP comes from the coding sequence GTGAACAAAGCTGGGATCAGGCAGCAAATTCTTGAACTGGTGGCCCGCTACGCCGCCGCCGAAACCCCGGCGGCGTTCGTGCCGGGCCAGACGCCGGTGCCACCTTCCGGCAAGGTGATCGGTGCCCCCGAGATGCAGGCCATGGTCGAGGCCGCGCTGGATGGCTGGCTGACCACGGGCCGCTTCAACGCCGCTTTCGAGCAGCGCCTGGGCCGTTTCCTCGGCGCGAAACACGTCCTCACCGTCAATTCCGGCTCTTCCGCCAATCTGCTGGCGTTCTCGGCCCTGACCTCGCCCAAACTGGGCGAACGGGCCATCCGCCCCGGCGACGAAGTCATCGGCGTCGCCGCCGCCTTCCCGACCACGGTCAATCCCATCCTGCAAGCGGGCGCGGTGCCGGTGTTCGTGGACGTGGAACTGCCGACCTACAACGCCGATCCCGCCCTGGTCGAAGCCGCCATCGGCCCCAAAACCAAGGCCATCCTGCTGGCCCATACCCTGGGCAATCCGTTCGACCTGGACGCCATCGCCGGACTGGCCGAAAAGCACGGCCTGTGGTTGATCGAGGATTGCTGCGACGCCCTGGGTTCGACCTACCGGGGCCATCCGGTCGGGACTTTCGGCGCGGTCGGCACCTTGAGCTTCTATCCCGCCCATCACATCACCATGGGCGAAGGCGGGGCGGTGTTCACCCAGAGCGGCAAGCTGAAACCGATCCTGGAATCCTTCCGCGACTGGGGCCGGGATTGCTTCTGCGCCCCCGGCCAGGACAACACCTGCGGCAAACGCTTCTGCTGGCAACTGGGCGGCCTGCCCCCCGGCTACGACCACAAATACACCTATTCCCACCTGGGCTATAACCTCAAGATCAGCGATATGCAGGCCGCCTGCGCCCTGGCCCAGATGGACCGGCTGGAAGGTTTCATCCAAGCCCGCAAGGATCATTTCGCCCATCTCAAAACCCGGCTGCGCGAACTGGAAGAATTCCTGATCCTGCCCGAAGCCACGCCGGGCAGCGATCCGGCCTGGTTCGGCTTCCCCATCACCCTGCGCCAGGGCGGACGCCTGGAACTGCTGCGCCACCTCGACCGCCACCGGATCGGCACCCGCTTATTGTTCGCCGGCAACCTGACCCGGCAGCCCTATATGGCGGGACGCGCTTATCGAGTTTGCGGCGACCTCGCCAACACCGACCGGATCATGCACGACACCTTCTGGATCGGCGTCTATCCCGGCCTCGACCGGGATAGGCTGGACTTCGCCTGCGACACCCTGGCCGCTTTCTTCAGGCGGACGCAAGGAGCCGGACCATGA